From one Mycobacterium colombiense CECT 3035 genomic stretch:
- a CDS encoding amidohydrolase family protein, producing the protein MTLADQAVAVEATDSGPEKIWAHSGDSHVMEPDDLWTSRLPKRLADRAPRTERGEKYEIAYVDGQQISRQLNDFMDAMRPPGFKDLTIRLQDLDQEGVWCQLAFPSAGFWTVNINDPELARAVARAWNEWAHDDFMAEQNRILTPAILPLTDAGDAVTELEWAAEQGFQSVFLPCSMPDDKAWGLDLWEPLWDAADAANMVLAYHIGTGRENVVYRGPGGAIVNYMETTYPGMRVVSHLVACGALDRRPNLKLLIAEGGAGWVPALGDRLDEAYRQHGMFVRPRLSRLPSEIMRQQVYASFQHDVSAVQIIEETQYFNVMWGDDYPHLEGTYGHTQETLHQLFDDVDPRIAQRVLRGTFEELFTVPPMSDDKRDSIRQQ; encoded by the coding sequence CTACGGACTCAGGACCGGAGAAGATCTGGGCCCACTCGGGTGACTCGCATGTCATGGAACCCGATGATCTATGGACGTCGCGGCTTCCCAAGCGGCTGGCAGACCGGGCCCCCAGGACCGAACGCGGCGAAAAATACGAGATCGCGTACGTCGACGGACAACAGATCAGCCGCCAGCTCAACGACTTCATGGATGCCATGCGGCCGCCCGGCTTCAAGGACCTGACGATTCGGTTGCAGGACCTCGACCAGGAGGGCGTCTGGTGCCAGCTCGCGTTCCCGTCGGCGGGTTTCTGGACCGTGAACATCAACGACCCAGAACTCGCGCGGGCCGTCGCACGTGCGTGGAACGAATGGGCACACGACGATTTCATGGCCGAGCAGAACCGCATCCTCACGCCGGCGATCCTGCCCCTCACCGACGCCGGCGATGCGGTCACGGAACTCGAATGGGCCGCCGAGCAGGGCTTTCAATCCGTGTTCCTGCCGTGCTCCATGCCCGACGACAAGGCTTGGGGCCTGGACTTGTGGGAGCCACTGTGGGATGCGGCCGACGCCGCCAACATGGTGCTCGCGTATCACATCGGCACCGGTCGCGAGAACGTCGTCTACCGCGGACCGGGCGGTGCCATCGTCAACTACATGGAAACCACTTATCCGGGTATGCGTGTGGTGTCTCACCTCGTGGCGTGCGGGGCGCTGGACCGCCGTCCCAACCTGAAGCTACTGATCGCCGAGGGCGGCGCTGGATGGGTGCCCGCGCTCGGTGACCGCCTGGACGAGGCATACCGCCAACATGGGATGTTTGTGCGCCCGCGGTTGAGCCGACTGCCCAGCGAGATCATGCGTCAGCAGGTTTATGCGTCGTTCCAGCACGACGTCAGCGCGGTGCAGATCATTGAGGAGACCCAGTACTTCAACGTGATGTGGGGCGACGATTACCCGCACCTGGAGGGAACATACGGGCACACTCAGGAGACCCTGCATCAGCTGTTCGACGATGTCGACCCCCGCATCGCTCAGCGTGTGCTGAGGGGCACCTTTGAGGAGCTGTTCACCGTCCCGCCGATGAGTGATGACAAGCGAGACAGCATCCGGCAGCAATAG
- a CDS encoding enoyl-CoA hydratase/isomerase family protein — protein sequence MTSETASGSNSSVLQVADNNRVRTLALDRPEVLNAFNEALYDSMSEALLAAAADPAVAVVLVTGNGRAFSAGQDLMEMHARITDPGFTVGQHSFAGLIDTLHSFPKPLLCAVNGMGIGFGATLLGYADLVFMSSTARLKYPFTSLGVAPEAASSYLLPRLVGRQNAAWLLMSSEWIDAQEALRMGLVWKVCRPSELLAETQRYAEVLASQPISSLIAVKRTMNAFNASSVNGALACEIEQFKQLMGGPANTTALHSFFAGRS from the coding sequence ATGACAAGCGAGACAGCATCCGGCAGCAATAGCTCGGTGCTGCAGGTTGCCGACAACAATCGCGTCCGCACCCTTGCCCTCGACCGTCCTGAAGTCCTCAACGCTTTCAACGAGGCTCTTTATGACTCGATGTCCGAGGCACTGCTAGCGGCCGCCGCCGACCCAGCAGTCGCCGTGGTTTTGGTCACCGGTAACGGACGCGCGTTTAGTGCCGGCCAAGACCTCATGGAAATGCATGCGCGCATTACGGATCCGGGCTTCACCGTCGGTCAGCACAGCTTCGCCGGACTGATCGACACGCTGCACTCGTTCCCGAAGCCGCTACTCTGCGCGGTAAACGGAATGGGGATCGGATTCGGCGCGACCCTTCTTGGCTACGCGGATCTGGTGTTCATGTCGTCGACCGCCCGGCTGAAGTACCCTTTCACCAGTCTGGGCGTCGCACCGGAGGCCGCGTCGTCCTACCTGTTGCCACGATTGGTCGGGCGCCAGAATGCAGCTTGGCTGCTGATGTCGTCAGAATGGATCGACGCCCAGGAGGCGCTCCGGATGGGGTTGGTGTGGAAGGTCTGCAGGCCGTCGGAATTGCTTGCGGAGACACAACGGTACGCCGAAGTATTGGCTTCCCAACCGATCTCGAGCTTGATAGCAGTCAAGCGCACAATGAACGCATTCAACGCGTCTAGCGTCAATGGCGCCTTGGCATGCGAGATTGAACAATTCAAGCAGCTGATGGGCGGCCCAGCCAACACGACAGCACTTCACTCATTCTTCGCTGGGCGTTCCTAG
- a CDS encoding acyl-CoA dehydrogenase family protein: MSPKARDYHQRLTAFMTEFVFPAEESYLQYRQKAGQDDHTVPPIVEKLKALAKERGLWNLFLPAVSGLSNLEYAPLAELTGWSLDIAPEATNCAAPDTGNMETLHLFATEEQRRQWLDPLLAGEIRSGFSMTEPAVASSDARNIETSIVRDGADYLINGRKWWTTGASDPRCKVLIVMGRTDPDAATHRQQSMVLVPVCTPGVTILRSTPVFGWQDQHGHCEIVFDNARVPATNLLGEEGAGFAIAQARLGPGRIHHCMRALGAAERALALMVDRAQKRAAFGRPLAEQGVVREQIARSRNEIDQARLLCEKAAWTIDQHGNKAAHLLVSQIKAIAPRVACDVIDRAIRVHGAAGVSDDFPLARLYSWHRAMRVFDGPDEVHMRTIARSEIGRAKNALASAVTQQAQVPSR; the protein is encoded by the coding sequence ATGTCGCCTAAGGCGCGGGATTATCACCAGCGGCTTACCGCTTTCATGACGGAGTTCGTCTTCCCTGCCGAGGAAAGCTACCTCCAGTACCGGCAAAAGGCGGGCCAAGATGATCACACGGTCCCGCCGATCGTCGAAAAGCTCAAGGCCCTGGCCAAGGAGCGCGGATTGTGGAACCTGTTTTTGCCTGCCGTGTCGGGTCTGTCCAACCTGGAATATGCGCCGCTGGCCGAGCTGACCGGGTGGAGTCTGGACATTGCTCCGGAAGCGACGAACTGCGCGGCTCCAGATACCGGAAACATGGAGACGCTGCACCTATTCGCCACGGAGGAGCAGCGGAGGCAGTGGTTGGACCCGCTGCTCGCGGGTGAGATCCGCAGCGGCTTTTCGATGACCGAGCCTGCGGTAGCGTCCAGCGACGCACGGAATATCGAAACTTCAATAGTTCGCGACGGCGCGGACTACCTCATCAATGGCCGCAAGTGGTGGACGACGGGCGCGTCCGACCCTCGCTGCAAGGTCCTGATCGTCATGGGCCGTACCGATCCCGATGCCGCGACCCACCGTCAGCAGTCGATGGTGCTGGTGCCGGTCTGCACCCCGGGCGTGACCATTCTGCGTTCCACCCCGGTGTTCGGCTGGCAGGACCAGCACGGGCACTGCGAGATCGTCTTCGACAACGCGCGTGTGCCGGCGACCAACTTGCTTGGTGAGGAGGGAGCGGGATTCGCGATCGCCCAGGCCAGGCTGGGCCCAGGCCGCATCCACCATTGCATGCGGGCATTGGGCGCGGCTGAGCGGGCGCTGGCATTGATGGTGGACCGCGCGCAAAAGCGAGCTGCTTTCGGGAGGCCGCTGGCCGAGCAAGGTGTGGTGCGCGAGCAGATCGCGCGTTCTCGCAACGAAATTGACCAAGCAAGGCTGTTGTGTGAAAAGGCCGCATGGACCATCGACCAGCATGGCAATAAGGCGGCGCACTTGCTGGTGAGCCAGATCAAAGCGATAGCGCCGCGGGTGGCTTGCGATGTCATCGATCGCGCCATCCGGGTGCACGGAGCAGCCGGCGTCTCCGACGATTTCCCGTTGGCACGCTTGTATAGCTGGCATCGGGCCATGCGGGTGTTCGACGGCCCCGACGAAGTGCACATGCGCACTATCGCGCGCAGTGAGATCGGGCGGGCAAAGAACGCCCTGGCGTCCGCGGTCACGCAACAGGCACAGGTACCGTCACGCTAA
- a CDS encoding hotdog fold thioesterase, protein MTAADTTGGFDIRTESAVQRRFGLETLDYCEDDARAVTRLALAGMRNPVTNVSSLAPIAVLVDDAGSKATYACRGQRWPVTSDLNIQFYADAQPTLETDPGRHVVADARVLYATETNALATCTLTSGTVAIGVATVRSVFISGEVTATHRPTEVLVKTPQTSLADLMSVRPTRNESAPTVLRQLPDPMVFNAVANVHGGIAAAGLELAAAAAISEATGYDDFRSGSLQVNFLRPFVAGGDSCYSGTAVHVGSSVSVADAEAIGQNGKVAVTARLTAYRPT, encoded by the coding sequence GTGACCGCAGCTGACACAACGGGCGGGTTCGATATCCGGACTGAGAGCGCCGTGCAGCGGCGGTTTGGCCTCGAGACGCTGGACTACTGCGAGGATGACGCTAGGGCGGTCACGCGCCTTGCGCTGGCCGGGATGCGCAATCCCGTGACCAACGTCTCGAGCCTCGCGCCGATCGCTGTGCTCGTCGACGATGCCGGCAGTAAGGCCACCTATGCGTGTCGAGGCCAGCGCTGGCCGGTCACGTCGGACCTCAATATCCAGTTCTATGCCGATGCACAGCCAACCCTTGAGACCGATCCCGGCCGTCACGTTGTCGCCGATGCCCGCGTGCTCTATGCAACCGAGACCAACGCATTGGCCACCTGCACATTGACTTCCGGAACTGTCGCAATCGGTGTCGCCACGGTGCGATCGGTGTTCATATCGGGCGAGGTAACCGCGACACACCGGCCGACGGAAGTGTTGGTGAAGACCCCGCAGACGTCGTTGGCTGACCTGATGTCGGTGAGGCCCACTCGCAATGAGTCCGCACCTACCGTCCTCAGACAGTTACCCGATCCCATGGTGTTCAATGCCGTCGCGAATGTGCACGGCGGTATCGCGGCGGCAGGTCTGGAATTAGCTGCTGCCGCGGCGATCTCGGAGGCCACCGGCTATGACGACTTCCGATCCGGATCGCTTCAAGTCAACTTTTTGCGCCCGTTTGTCGCCGGGGGTGACTCGTGCTACAGCGGCACCGCCGTACACGTCGGATCATCCGTTTCTGTAGCCGATGCCGAGGCGATAGGTCAAAACGGCAAGGTTGCGGTCACGGCGCGGTTAACCGCCTATCGCCCAACGTAG
- a CDS encoding TetR family transcriptional regulator — protein MTMTSLRERNRSRAKRDIGAAALTLFEEQGYAATTVEQIARRAGLSPATFFRYFGSKEEVLFVNEQDAVDGLVAAVAARRDQAQTLQALSAPVVAFAHDYLNDAEAETQRVTRLVMTTRELEARSMHMRLRWEHALAKQLASEQGKEVEAADVLLANLAISCLAAALWQWQSATDAVDVADATRRMFQLAATV, from the coding sequence ATGACAATGACTTCACTGCGTGAACGCAATCGCTCCCGCGCGAAACGAGATATCGGGGCCGCAGCGCTGACCTTGTTCGAGGAACAGGGCTACGCAGCCACCACCGTGGAACAGATAGCGCGCCGCGCCGGCCTGTCCCCAGCCACGTTCTTTCGCTACTTCGGATCCAAGGAAGAGGTGCTGTTCGTCAACGAGCAGGACGCGGTCGACGGCCTGGTCGCGGCCGTCGCCGCTCGGAGGGACCAGGCGCAGACACTCCAGGCCCTGTCCGCTCCGGTCGTGGCGTTCGCCCATGACTACCTGAACGATGCCGAGGCCGAAACTCAACGCGTAACCCGCCTGGTGATGACCACCCGCGAGCTCGAGGCGCGCAGCATGCACATGCGACTGCGCTGGGAGCATGCACTGGCCAAACAACTAGCGTCCGAGCAGGGCAAAGAGGTCGAGGCCGCCGACGTGTTGCTGGCCAATCTGGCCATCTCCTGCCTGGCCGCGGCGCTTTGGCAGTGGCAGTCGGCGACCGATGCGGTTGACGTCGCAGACGCGACCCGGCGCATGTTCCAATTAGCCGCCACCGTCTAG
- a CDS encoding amidohydrolase family protein: MALIENSVGTLPYRMTDFDQHSYEAEDAFTRFMPKDKLHTAVRTIKAAGYDRKVLLANDRIVTALENDLDEAYVPGSLVEMLKQRASGESSDSERFYEPIQDEYRDRDKRLIQLSEQQIEKSIMYPGGWGLLAEAYLDDTEVLYDNLRAFNRWIDEDWGFEYKNTIYAPAMLSMRDLERSCAELDRVLDAGARFILLPAGPAYGRSPGDPYFDPFWARINEAKVVVSYHISEFYYQANVAADWGWKLGPPFQFSAWQWQNSYGERPITDTLSALIFDNLFGRYPNIKVLVSEFGAEWAPHFVRHMDKSRGMARGGVWLGGQLTERPSTIFKNHVRVVPYPEDDTPSLAERLGTVDCLVMGSDWPHAEGLREPADMFTRVEGLGDQQRKAFLRDNGIALINGS, translated from the coding sequence ATGGCGTTGATTGAGAATTCCGTAGGCACGCTGCCCTACCGGATGACGGACTTCGACCAGCACTCATACGAAGCCGAGGACGCATTCACCAGGTTCATGCCGAAGGACAAACTCCATACGGCGGTGCGAACCATCAAGGCTGCGGGATACGACCGAAAGGTGCTGCTGGCCAACGACAGGATTGTGACCGCCCTGGAAAACGACCTCGACGAGGCGTATGTGCCTGGTTCCCTCGTCGAGATGCTGAAGCAACGCGCCTCCGGCGAATCCAGCGATAGCGAGCGGTTCTACGAGCCCATCCAGGACGAGTACCGCGACCGCGATAAGCGACTGATCCAGCTGTCCGAGCAGCAGATCGAAAAGTCCATCATGTATCCCGGCGGTTGGGGCCTGCTGGCCGAGGCATACCTCGACGACACCGAGGTGCTCTACGACAATCTGCGCGCGTTCAACAGATGGATCGATGAGGACTGGGGTTTCGAGTACAAAAACACCATCTACGCTCCAGCGATGTTGTCGATGCGTGATCTCGAGCGCTCATGTGCCGAATTGGACCGAGTTCTCGATGCGGGCGCACGGTTCATCCTGCTACCCGCGGGCCCCGCTTACGGCCGCTCCCCCGGCGACCCGTACTTCGATCCATTCTGGGCACGCATCAACGAAGCAAAAGTTGTTGTCTCCTACCATATTTCGGAGTTCTACTATCAAGCGAACGTCGCCGCCGACTGGGGCTGGAAGCTCGGGCCGCCTTTCCAGTTCTCGGCATGGCAGTGGCAGAATTCCTATGGCGAGCGACCGATCACCGACACTTTGTCGGCGCTGATTTTTGACAACCTGTTCGGTCGCTATCCCAATATCAAGGTGCTGGTGAGCGAGTTCGGCGCCGAGTGGGCTCCGCACTTCGTCCGGCACATGGACAAGAGCCGTGGCATGGCACGCGGCGGAGTGTGGCTAGGAGGCCAGCTGACGGAACGGCCAAGTACGATTTTCAAAAACCATGTGCGAGTGGTTCCTTACCCCGAGGACGACACACCATCACTCGCGGAACGGCTCGGTACCGTCGACTGTCTGGTGATGGGCTCCGACTGGCCGCATGCCGAAGGGCTGCGCGAGCCGGCCGATATGTTCACCCGCGTCGAAGGGCTCGGAGACCAGCAACGCAAGGCTTTCTTGCGTGACAACGGCATCGCGCTGATCAACGGGTCCTGA
- a CDS encoding FadR/GntR family transcriptional regulator, whose protein sequence is MRKSSVVKVPKASELVAANLRRRIVTGALQPGELLPNEAVLMQEFGVSRPTLREAFRILESEAIITVLRGARGGGRVLEPDGAVAARYMGILLQYQGTPLSDVYRARTEIEVSAVGMLGSGRRKAAVRLLDGLAQDAERIIEDEEAFAEQDVHFHLAIVEAAGSTTLAALSKMLFQIIEAHNAVFIATHPRGFASAGNKQAHRAYVRLVKLLNDGEIETAQKHWRRHLEAVESYMVGESDSTLVEVLS, encoded by the coding sequence ATGCGAAAATCCTCAGTCGTCAAGGTTCCCAAAGCTAGCGAACTCGTTGCCGCTAACTTGCGCCGCCGAATCGTCACCGGCGCGCTGCAGCCGGGCGAATTGCTGCCAAACGAAGCCGTGTTGATGCAGGAGTTCGGTGTTTCCCGCCCGACGTTGCGCGAGGCCTTCCGGATCCTCGAGTCGGAGGCCATCATCACCGTACTGCGCGGTGCACGCGGCGGCGGCAGAGTGCTGGAGCCGGACGGGGCCGTCGCCGCACGCTATATGGGTATTTTGCTGCAGTACCAAGGCACTCCGCTCAGCGACGTCTATCGTGCGCGCACCGAGATCGAGGTTTCGGCGGTCGGAATGCTCGGCAGCGGTCGTCGCAAGGCCGCGGTACGCCTGTTGGATGGCTTGGCCCAGGATGCTGAGCGGATCATCGAGGACGAAGAGGCGTTTGCCGAACAGGACGTGCACTTTCATCTGGCGATTGTCGAGGCGGCCGGAAGCACCACACTCGCGGCGCTGAGCAAGATGTTGTTCCAGATCATCGAGGCGCACAACGCGGTTTTCATCGCCACGCACCCGCGCGGTTTTGCCAGTGCCGGTAACAAACAGGCGCATCGGGCATACGTGCGTTTGGTCAAGCTTCTGAATGATGGCGAAATCGAAACCGCCCAGAAACATTGGCGCCGTCATCTGGAGGCCGTGGAGAGCTACATGGTCGGGGAGTCAGACTCGACATTGGTCGAAGTTCTTTCCTGA
- a CDS encoding CaiB/BaiF CoA transferase family protein has translation MLDFGKHVAGPWCAALLADLGADVIRIERPGGGDDRYIAPVADDGSGAMYLVCNRGKRAITLASHRAEAAPIVEALLGTADVVVANLPVETRRRMGIDWESLHARHPGAVLVTATAFGDDGPYADRIGFDGTIQAMSGAIALSGEPGMPTRCWVPYIDFATGSLLATGTLAALLARERTGLGQHVDGSLLNTGLLMGNRETVEAQVLGVRRQPTGNRGQTSGPFDVFATKDGFVMASVVGDRQFERWCALIGRDDLLGNHRYASDTERGRNGEELSLLFAAWCSDQTTEKVMAELARAGIAAGPVLRPEEVLEDPQVRFTGHLVEVPYPGMPAPAPIADFPVTLSHTPGRIRGPAPTLGAHTDTILTDLGFSIEQIEQWRAEAVI, from the coding sequence GTGCTCGATTTCGGCAAGCATGTCGCCGGCCCTTGGTGTGCCGCGCTTTTGGCGGATCTCGGAGCGGACGTCATCCGTATCGAGCGGCCCGGTGGTGGCGATGACCGCTACATCGCTCCGGTGGCAGACGACGGGTCGGGCGCGATGTATCTGGTCTGCAACCGGGGTAAGCGCGCCATCACGTTGGCGTCTCACCGGGCAGAGGCAGCACCAATCGTAGAAGCCTTGCTCGGCACCGCCGACGTCGTGGTTGCCAACTTGCCCGTTGAAACCAGGCGGCGGATGGGGATCGACTGGGAGAGCTTGCATGCCCGGCACCCCGGCGCGGTGCTGGTGACTGCCACGGCGTTTGGAGACGACGGGCCCTACGCGGATCGAATCGGATTCGACGGAACCATCCAGGCGATGAGTGGAGCGATCGCTTTGTCCGGCGAGCCTGGAATGCCGACCCGCTGTTGGGTGCCCTATATCGACTTTGCGACGGGTAGCCTCTTGGCGACCGGCACGCTCGCCGCATTGCTGGCGCGGGAGCGTACGGGACTTGGCCAGCACGTCGATGGGTCGCTGCTCAATACCGGTCTGCTGATGGGCAATCGGGAAACCGTCGAGGCGCAGGTGCTGGGGGTTCGGCGACAGCCGACAGGAAACCGCGGCCAGACGTCGGGGCCGTTCGACGTCTTTGCCACCAAGGATGGATTCGTCATGGCATCGGTCGTCGGCGATCGCCAGTTCGAACGGTGGTGCGCGCTGATCGGCCGCGATGATCTGCTAGGCAACCACCGATATGCCAGCGATACCGAGCGAGGAAGAAACGGCGAAGAGCTTTCGCTCCTCTTCGCCGCCTGGTGCTCGGACCAAACGACAGAGAAAGTCATGGCCGAGCTCGCCCGTGCCGGCATCGCAGCTGGCCCGGTTCTGCGGCCTGAGGAGGTGCTCGAAGATCCGCAAGTGCGATTTACCGGGCACCTCGTCGAGGTACCGTACCCGGGCATGCCGGCCCCGGCCCCCATCGCTGATTTCCCTGTTACTCTCTCCCACACCCCGGGTCGAATCCGTGGGCCGGCGCCCACGCTCGGCGCCCATACCGATACGATCCTGACCGACCTGGGCTTTAGCATCGAGCAGATCGAGCAATGGCGCGCCGAGGCGGTGATCTGA
- a CDS encoding acyl-CoA dehydrogenase family protein, whose protein sequence is MALITTAEQEALRDVMRAFLGKYSTEADVRSQVDTELGYDQQAWATAAEQIGMQALPIPERFGGAGYGFDELAVVLEETGRVLFTGPVLPTVVLASSALLLSGDDRACEHYLPLIAEGSTVATLAVSEDSAAWTESDISVSAARAGQDWVLTGVKRFVLSGAQAGLVVVAARTDRGVSLFTVETPAQGLTVQSLPVMDLTRPMASLTFDNCPAVLVGHVGAGWATLTQVFDRAIVALACEQVGAAAAVLESTVDYLKVRQQFGRAIGSFQAVKHRCADMLVELESARSAAAYASAAIAAGAEDASAAASIAKVYCSQAFYHIAAESIQLHGGIGFTWEHPAHLYFKRAKSSEVLFGSPAAHRERIAELIGMS, encoded by the coding sequence ATGGCGTTGATCACGACCGCAGAGCAGGAGGCGCTGCGCGACGTCATGCGTGCGTTTCTGGGGAAGTACTCGACGGAAGCCGACGTGCGTAGCCAGGTGGACACCGAGCTCGGCTATGACCAACAGGCGTGGGCGACCGCGGCCGAACAGATCGGCATGCAGGCGCTGCCCATTCCCGAACGGTTCGGCGGTGCGGGGTACGGCTTTGACGAACTTGCGGTGGTGCTCGAAGAGACTGGTCGTGTGCTGTTCACCGGGCCGGTATTGCCTACCGTAGTGCTGGCCTCGTCGGCCTTGCTGCTGTCCGGCGATGATCGGGCCTGCGAGCACTACTTGCCCCTCATCGCCGAAGGTTCCACGGTGGCCACCCTTGCGGTCAGCGAAGACTCCGCCGCATGGACGGAATCGGACATCTCGGTGTCGGCCGCGCGCGCAGGGCAGGACTGGGTGCTGACCGGCGTGAAACGGTTTGTGCTCAGCGGGGCTCAAGCCGGACTGGTCGTAGTTGCTGCCCGCACCGATCGCGGCGTGTCGCTGTTCACGGTCGAGACTCCGGCTCAAGGACTAACCGTGCAATCGCTGCCGGTGATGGATTTGACTCGACCCATGGCGTCGCTGACCTTCGACAACTGCCCAGCGGTACTCGTCGGTCATGTCGGAGCCGGGTGGGCGACGCTGACACAAGTATTCGACAGGGCGATCGTCGCGTTGGCGTGCGAGCAAGTGGGCGCCGCCGCGGCCGTGCTCGAATCCACCGTCGACTACCTCAAGGTGCGTCAGCAGTTTGGGCGTGCCATCGGGTCGTTCCAGGCAGTCAAGCACCGCTGCGCCGATATGCTCGTCGAATTGGAATCGGCACGGTCTGCGGCCGCTTATGCCAGCGCGGCGATCGCCGCCGGTGCAGAAGATGCGTCCGCAGCGGCATCGATCGCCAAAGTGTATTGCTCTCAAGCGTTTTACCACATCGCCGCAGAGAGCATCCAACTGCACGGCGGCATCGGATTCACTTGGGAGCACCCAGCGCATCTCTATTTCAAGCGGGCCAAGAGCTCCGAGGTGCTGTTCGGGTCTCCCGCCGCGCACCGGGAACGCATTGCCGAGCTCATCGGCATGAGCTAG
- a CDS encoding acyl-CoA dehydrogenase family protein, translating into MDIDIAPAHSDFRDEVRTWLAEHLIGEFAEHRGIGSPTDDTAWDVRVAWERELSAGNWLGLRWPREYGGRGAGLAEEIIFEYEYARAAAPARVNTQALELLGPTLLAFGTEEQKQRFLPKILAVEEMWGQGFSEPGAGSDLAAVRTKASRHDDTWRIDGQKVWTTFGHHADWLYVLCRTDPDPTLRHKGLSLLLVDVDQPGVEVRPIENLARSTEFSECFFSDARTGADMVVGGVGNGWRVVMTTLGMERGSALMPMQLAMQREVSDLIETAKRSGAIDDPWIRQRLVDAYIGVSVMRSSNLRVVSDLLDDAAAAPGRATAAVATGGKLFASLHHQRMGELAMDIYGEDAVYNGSAGAAGEARKLFLLSRAETIYGGTSEIQRNIIAERVLGMPRI; encoded by the coding sequence ATGGACATCGATATCGCACCAGCTCACAGTGACTTCCGCGACGAGGTTCGCACCTGGCTGGCGGAGCATCTGATCGGTGAGTTCGCCGAGCACCGCGGAATCGGTAGTCCCACCGATGACACCGCTTGGGATGTGCGGGTAGCGTGGGAACGCGAGTTGTCGGCGGGAAATTGGCTCGGTCTGCGCTGGCCGCGTGAGTACGGCGGTCGCGGCGCCGGCCTAGCCGAGGAGATCATCTTCGAGTACGAATACGCCCGCGCCGCAGCTCCAGCGCGCGTGAATACCCAGGCGCTCGAACTTCTCGGACCTACGCTGCTCGCGTTCGGCACCGAGGAGCAAAAGCAACGTTTTTTGCCGAAGATCCTGGCGGTCGAGGAGATGTGGGGTCAGGGCTTCAGCGAGCCGGGAGCCGGCTCTGACCTGGCGGCGGTGCGCACCAAGGCATCGCGGCACGATGACACCTGGCGCATCGACGGTCAGAAGGTGTGGACCACGTTCGGTCACCACGCGGATTGGTTGTATGTGCTGTGCCGCACCGATCCCGACCCCACGCTGAGACACAAAGGGTTGAGCCTGCTCCTGGTCGACGTGGATCAGCCCGGTGTCGAGGTGCGGCCGATCGAAAACCTGGCACGCTCAACCGAATTCAGCGAGTGCTTTTTCAGTGATGCCCGGACAGGGGCCGACATGGTTGTCGGGGGTGTCGGCAATGGCTGGCGCGTTGTCATGACCACGTTGGGGATGGAACGCGGGAGCGCCCTGATGCCGATGCAGCTGGCGATGCAGCGCGAAGTCAGCGATTTGATCGAAACCGCGAAGCGTTCGGGTGCGATCGATGATCCCTGGATTCGGCAGCGGCTCGTCGATGCCTACATCGGTGTCAGTGTCATGCGGTCGTCTAACCTGCGCGTCGTCAGCGATCTGTTGGATGATGCTGCCGCCGCGCCCGGCCGGGCCACCGCGGCCGTCGCGACCGGCGGAAAGCTGTTCGCCTCTCTGCATCATCAGCGAATGGGGGAGTTGGCTATGGACATTTACGGTGAAGACGCCGTGTACAACGGGTCGGCTGGGGCTGCCGGGGAGGCGCGCAAGCTGTTCTTGCTGTCCCGCGCGGAAACGATCTACGGCGGTACTTCTGAGATCCAACGCAACATCATCGCCGAGCGCGTTCTCGGGATGCCCCGTATCTGA